TCTCGGGGACGTTTTGGTAGGTTCACGACACCGAGAATGCGAACCAGAAGGAGAAATTCGAGGCGGActtgaagaaggagatcaagaagTTGCAGCGATACCGCGATCAGATCAAGACATGGCTCCAGTCGAACGAGATAAAGGACAAGAAGGTTAGGGTTTCATCCTCCGGGTGGATTTCATTATTGTTGGAAGATCTTTGATCATGCGCACACATGGCGACCTATTTGTTATGTCTTCTTTCCGGATATCGGTTCCTTTGTTCTCGCCCTTCCGGTCCTAGGGATTGTGATGCTGTTGAAAGAATGCATCTTGATTCAGCGATTATTATTGAAATGATTCTACTTCGAAAGAAAAAAAGTTCTTGGAATGAAGGAGATCGCCTTGTTGCATAATTTGGGATATAAATTTGAATGTTCTGTGACAGTTGAATATTACCTTGGTTCGCATCTATTCAGTGTCAAAATAGATGTACCTTCTTATCCCCATTGGACTTTGCAAGTCAGCTTCATAAATTCAAATGGGAACAACTTTAAAAtttaaacaaaatatgcattgcgTTACTTTGACACTTATGGTTGTTGTGCCTCCTTTTTCACTTGGTAGTGCTAGATCTTTCAGTAAGTTTTTATCATAATGCTTAGCATTGATTAGCTTACTAGATGAGCGGTTTGATAACCCCGCTTTTAAATTTCTTGATGGTTAAGGTGATAATATGGTGAATTACACTTTTGATTTAATCACTCATTTTCTTAACAACTATTTGACTCTCTAGAGAATCTCAATGCTGGTTCTTCTCAGTGTTCGAACATGGTTTTCAATTTTTTTCTGAGCTGGGGTGTCAATGGCCAGTTTTTCCTATGGCCTTTTGAACACTCTGATGCATTTGGGTTTCCATGGTACTGTTCTTTCATTACCTTTCTGTTGCTTGCTTGATCTGGTAATACACAATAAAGTTAGTAATTCAAAAGCTTCTTATTAATATCTTTTATTGAGGCTGGTAGCATCTTTTATACATGCTACAGTggcatctatttatgtcattattCTTTGATATACTAATCAGAAATTATATCCTCTATAGTATTTTCATGGTAAAAAACTAGAGAAAGGTCAATTAGAGATGATTTTATTTATAAAGTAAGACATGATAAAAATGAAGAGAAGCTTTTGGCACACTGTGTGATTACGTATCTTTTAGACTGAATAATTTTACGACATGACTGTAAGACAAGCCACGCCATGGGGATCAATAAGTTGGGCAATCAGGAACAACATATTTAATTGCATTCAAACCGGAGGTGACAATGTTGAGTTACATGACAGTTAGCCCATGAAAATGGTGCTTTAGTATTCAGCTACTTCCAAATTATTGACTAAAAGTTATATTAAGTTATTGATTGGATGTGTCATTCAAAGCTTTATTTTTAGACGCTATTAGTTGATAGTCGTTGACAAATTTTATTGTCAcatgttttgatattatatgTTTTTTGTACTTGTCATTACACTTCATCCTTGCACGGAATTTTCTACTTTTCCATTCACTTTTCAAGGTTTATTCAACCAGTTTGTTATGTTTAATTCTGAATTTATTATGATTGAGGTATTGCTAATAAAATACTGCTTTCTTATAAATTTGGGGTTTATAGTTATGTGTTTGACAATCAATTTTGTGATATACCTTGACATAGGTTAATGCCTCTTATGAGCAGGCTCTCCTGGATGCTCGCAAGCTCATTGAGCGGGAAATGGAAAGATTCAAGGTTTGTGAGAAGGAGACAAAAACAAAAGCCTTTTCCAAGGAAGGCTTGGGGCAGCAACCCAAGACAGTAAGTTGCATGGTGTCCTTTCACCAACAGTTGACTTTTATCAACAAGTAAccatttattttttaatcattatgTCATATGTGCCGTGCCTTTTCTGTTGTGGAGTTTGTTCCGAGGAAGTGCTTATTCATCAGTTGctaatttatttttaactttAGGGTATTTTGAAAAATGAAATGCTCCTTTATTTCTTAGGGCTACTCTGATGCTTATATGATGAGTTCAAGGGAGCATACATTTGAGCATCATGCTCATGTATACTGTTTTCAGGATGTAGTGTATTTTTCTAAATAATGAAACATTCAGTTGTTTGCATTCTCCTATGTTCTTCGTGTGACACGTTCCACAGACTCCAAATTAACATGTATGAAACTGCACTCTTAATCATCTGGAATTTGAGCTTCATTTAATTTTAGCCTTAAAAAACATAGCTACTTTCTAAGGAGCCTTTATTTTTGGGTCCTTGATAGAGCTATGATAATTTGTTCAACTTACAGTTACATGAACACTAATATACCAACTATCTTGTAACTTGTTCTGAAATGCAAAGTTGTTATCTGAGACAAAATCTActgcttttcattctcattagTTGCGGTCTTTTATCTTTCTTCCTGTCTTTTTCCTTTATCAGCATACAACAATTCATGTTAGTTTTTTCTACAACAATCCGTGTTAGTTTCTTACTATAGGGGACTTAGTGCATATAAGATAATAAATTAGAGTCTCGAAATTGAGATTGAAGATGCCTTTGCGAAGATGAAATTACCAAAGAGATGCCAGTCTGATGGCATGCTGTTGCAGCTGTTTGTTATATgtattaaaattatactaaatagtAATACTAAATATGAGATGTTTATTTGATGATTACTACAGATAATAATGAGTATGGATAATGAGtatttatttgaaaatatgtTTCTGGAAATgtcaattaatatatatttacatcttcTAAATCCTGGCATGATAAAATTACTAAATGTGATATTGATATAATATAAAGTTTAGTTCATTCCATATTGAAttaggaaagaagaagaaattatGAAGTTTTTCATGATGCTATTATTCTCTGAGAGTTTAAACTTGCTGCGGGCAAGCTTTTAAGTGATTTTGTCAAATTTCATCACATTGTCAATAGGATTGTCTTAAAAGTCAAAttgttattattttgatattgttGAAACTTGAAAAATACAGATTAATATTATAGTCCATCATCTGAAATCATAACATATTTCTTAGCCGCATGCTTctacattataaaaaataaagaaaagcatacatatatataataaataacatGTGAAGAGCACGATAAAAAGCTAAACATGTTAAAGTTTGGTAGTAGAAAAAAGTTGTCATTAAAAATACTAGATTTTGTCATGAAGGTTTCTTAATGGGATGGATAAAAAGTTATatagagaaaagaggagaaataccatGACTATAGATAAGAATTGGTTTGAGGGTGAGCATTGGCATCACGTTAAGGTTACTTTTTTGCGGGTTGCATGATCAGTGTTCGAGTCACAAAAGTGGTCTTTCTATTTGCTTGTTCTTTGACACCCCCATTGGTGAGAATCTTTGTGCACTGGGCTTGCCCTTTATAGATAAGATCCAATTTACTAGTTAGAGAAAAACTTGAAGAAAGAGAGCAAAAGAGTGAGTGCCTCCAAGAAATAAGGGTAATATCATGCATCAATTGATGCTTCCTTCTTTGTTAATGGACATCAATGTACAAATTAATccataatctctctctttttttttttctctctctctctctcttttacaaAGGGTAAGTGGCAAAGGCAGGATTCAAGTCCAGGAATCCATCTCTCTTAGTGTGACATTATTATGATCTCTGTTAAGAGATTGCTGCTAGCATACAAGAAACATTTATATGAAGAAAATAGTATAGAAAGTTCAAAACTATGACCTAGAACAAAATAATCATGATTGAAACATTATAATTAACACGGGATCTGCATATATCGATGCAACTATGCTTTCTTCCTCTACTCTGTATTTGACCTATCAAGAGGACCAGTTTGACAAGAGTGAGTTTAAGAAAAATAACAAAGAGATCAGAAAGGGAACATGGGAGAAGGGGCTGGCTAAAAAGTGGTGGAAGAGGAGATTTGATGTTCATGGGAATCCATATAGAAAGGATCTGCAAATATGTAGTTTTATTTCTCACCACAGTGTTGGGAGGGAGATTTTCTCATGAGGCATGGGAAAATGATTTTGTTACCAATAACAGACATGAATTTAAAGGGTTCCTATATGAGGTTGAGTGAGAAGGATTCCATGTGATATAATTTTAGACATCTAATATTATACCTTGATCCAAACTCTTAAATTATATTTAGAGGAAGTATGCTTGTTGTTCCCCTTGTCTTCCACTTAGCTCTTTCAACCTACCTCTATTTGatcaaattttatttcttttaagaACAACTAGATAAGGAAAGGTATGGACAGGCATAATGATCATTTGCTCATATTTTCTTCTCATGTGCACACTACTACAGCCAgcgcaataaaaaaaaaatctgcacaAATACCAGAATATGGAAACTTGATTTGGACCTATGGTAATTAGTAACCTCAAGGTCCTCAACCAATGTTCTAAATCTTGATCATAGCAGTCTGTATGAAGGTCGGACTAAGTGTTTTGGTCAAAACATATAGTTGAATGTTGGTACAATAacattcatttttattattttattgaatGATACTAGGCAATACAAGTCAGTGTATTGCCTGGCATACGGTATTGTACTGGCCTGGTAGGTTACTGAGAGCTGTATCGGACCAGGATTTAAATCCTGGACCTCAACACCAATCCTCAAAACATATGCTAATTTAGCACTTCAGTTTTGAGCGAGCTGTATCGGCCTGTAAAAGTATTTTACTGTACATGTCTGCTTTTACTGCATATTGTCAAGGAAGCTGAGTTGCTCTAATACTCTGTTGGTCAAATTAGTTGGAGTTATTTCTTTGTTGTTTTTAATTCTATATATGAAATGTTGTTGGAAATAGTTTATGTGTTCTGACTATGTTGATCTGTATTCATTGTTGCCCTTAAAGAACTTGAAATTCGTTTTGCATGTTTGCAACCTTGCTTTTCTGATATTGTCTTTTGGAGTGCTGCCAGGACCCAAAAGAGAAGGCCAAGTCAGAAACAAGGGACTGGTTGAACAATGTGGTAAGTGAGCATATAAGTATGCTATGTGCATCTTCCATCAGCTATTGCTTCAAATTTATAGCTTCTTTGCCTCTACTAATTTGGTCATGGGTGGagggatttcttttttctttttttgtttggggAAGAAAAAAAGGGGGTAGAGCAGTACGGTGTGTTAATACTCTACTATCGTGGATGAAACTCCTCGCTTCTATTAGTGTCATTTTAAAGAGACATATTATATTGAACAAGAGGTGTATCTCAGTTCCAATTTGGAAGCTTTGCCCCACGAATATTATCATCTTCATCCTTCTATTGGTTCATGAAACTTGACAAATTTTCTTGCTGTAGCTAATCTAACTCTTGTTTATTCTGTATCTTGAGTTTTTCTTCACTCAAGTACATTAGTTAAGTGATTGTGTGAAATTATTTTAGGTTGGGGATTTGGAAAGTCAGATTGACAATTTTGAAGCTGAAGTTGAAGGCCTTTCTGTTAAGAAAGGGAAAACAAGGCCACCACGATTGGTATTTAATAGAATAACTTTTCTTGCACAATTAACTGTAGCACATTGTTTGCTTTGATACTGAATATCTTGCTTCAGACACATTTGGAGGCATCTATTGCAAGGCACAAAGCTCACATTATGAAATTGGAGTTGATTTTGAGATTGTTGGATAATGATGAGTTGAGTCCTGATCAGGTTAATGATGTCAAAGATTTTCTAGAAGATTATGTCGAAAGGAATCAGGTACATCTTTGTCAAATCTGTCTGGAGTTCTTTTTCCATTATTGTTTCTGACATTTATATAATCAATTCTTCTGGATATGTTTGGCTGGTTTGTATTCATTCATTCTCAATTTCTGTGAAGgaggattttgatgaatttggtgATGTTGATGAGCTTTACAGCTCTCTACCACTGGATAAGGTAGAAGCCCTCGAAGATCTTGTTTCACTTGGTCCTTCCAGTCTTGCTAAGGTAACGTGTCTTCGTCAAGTATCTTTTGTTTAGTGTGATATGCTTTTTGAAGGCGAATGTGTTTACCACTTAAAATTGGTGTCAAATGAACATTTTAGAAGTTTTTAAAGTGTTTATTCTGCATTTAGTCGTAGAACATGTTATTCATAAGCTATCTTCTTATTataccatattttctttttttagacaCAAGAAGAGCTGCAACTCAGAATTTTTTTTCCATGATCGTGCCTGTTAGTAGTTGTAACTTTTTGGAaggttttgttccttttttatgGTTGTATTGTTGATTTTTTATACTATTTTATTTAATTCTTGCACTGTGCTATATCATAGGTGGCCCATGACATATCTGAATACTCAAAATTGGAAATGGAATTCATAATGTTGAACTAAGGAATTGAATACTAGTAATATTTCTAAAGTGGAATCTTGTCAGATGATTCAGATCAGTACAGTATGCTATAATTTGGCAAACTTCTGTTGGTATTTATCAATTTGTTTGCAGACCGCTACAATTGGTATGGATTGATTCTTAAATCAATGTGCTCAATGtcaacaataataacaacagTAATAAATTTCCATTTTTTTCAGCTACATTGATCATTTCTGCAATATCATTGGCCAAACTaagatcatcaaatctatttttatcATTCATATCAAAATGTTTTTAGATTTTCTCTACCTCTACCCACATGGTTAATCCTTATCTACCAATCTTAATGGTTAAGCTTCTAATTGttaattatttgtatacatcTAAATTATTAAAGACTAATAAAATCCACATTGGACATTCCTATTATAGAATCTGTTCAATAGAGGTTAAAAACAATTATAAGCCTATACATGAAGAAATATTAAAAACTTCGACTTTCAGGTCTTCTATCCCTGCTGCTTTTGATCCAGTTAAGTAGCTAATGACTTGACAAGACAAACATGCTTTACTTATTGTAGTGACACAAGTCATTCTGTGTTCACCTAGTTACTTTGTAACAACTGACAACTATATATATCACAACCcataacatttcattttttaacATAATCATGGTCGTATGTCACTATGTCTAGCCATCGGGTGTATTGCACATCCTTGGCAATGTCTTAGGCCTATGCTTGTCATCTTGAGGCCCATGCTATATATACTATGCTGACCTGTATGTAGTGGCACATAAAAAGGCAATCCAAGCATGGTTGCTACTGAGATGACCTTTCCCAACATCTTCTGTCCTGATcctttcaagaaattcatatcTACTATTTATTACATGCACAGTTACATATGTCTTTTAGGCGCATGGATTAGATTGCCATACAGTGCCAGGAAGTTATCGATGTGACTTGAAGTGCATATTGCATCCATGCCACACCACCATGTAAAATGTGTAAAGCTCTCATGAGACTGTATGGTAATCGTGGTATACTGTcatatttatcataaacataacGTCCCGGTGACTTACCAACACTGACATGATAAATGATACTAAATGCGAATGAACACATTTGTTGCACTTGTTTTAGTTTCAAACTTAAGTTGAGTATACATTGTGAGAACTCATATTTATACTTTGGGAATTCATTGACACATTTCTCTTATTTTATGTTCAACCTAAACAAGGCATTGCATATGCAGGCTCTCATTATTTGCCTATTGATGTCTCTATGTTGTGATCTAATTGTATGTTGTTGATATTCACTGAAAATTTGCCATTGGAATTCATTTTAATTCTTACAAATGTCTATGAAGGAATTGAGCGTATGTAATTGAGTGTATGgaattgtgagtattatttcattAAAAGCCATGTTTCTACTTATCACCTCAAGCTGTTCTTTATCTTCCTGGATATTTACTTCATATCTAACTGTTTAGTTTTATAAAATTCTCTTTAATTTTCAGTACTTCCCTTTACTTTTATATTCTCTGTAATTAGTGGTGATTGTAATACCAGACTTCCCTGAAAGAATCACTAAGTTTTTAAACTTATTTTGTATCTTGGTTGACAGGGTGTTGCTTCTGTTTTGACTACTAGTGCACTTTTAGGCTTGAAGAATTCTGTAGCGAGTTTGCCAACACAGTTATCTGTATGTCTTATTTAATGAGCAATAGAGTACACAACGTGAAAAAAATGTTAATCATAGGTATTAGTcaaatttatttgttttcttagtaaTGCTAATCAGTAATTGATCAAGTCCAATATATATTAGAAGGTTCATGCTTGTAACAATTCCAACAGCATACCGTCACCCTTTTACTTGTTCTTTAGATGGACCAATTTTGCACAGGAGACATTTTTTAACAGACAGTTACTTGCAGCTGATGCTTAACTACCAATGTAGTAGGTATACCTACCTGAATTACAATTCTGAAGTATGGTTTTTGTTGTTGCACCTGTTCTGACAGAGCAttattatgatattgtaattTTTGTTGTGGGTCATTGAGTGGGTTGATATTTGAATAAAAAGTTCTTAGcatttaacatatttaaaacatattTGGTAGTAGAAGTCTCGTGCAGTGGGCCAcccttttttaaagaattatttGTAATATATCCACTTTTTTCTGGCCTATAATATCTGTGAGAATTGTTCCTAATGgttaatttttgaattttctttcttttcgGTCCATATTatttacaaacatgctttggtCTGAAAAATGCATAATTTTTCTTTTGTGGTTCTGCATAATGGATCTTCTATGTTATCAACAGACTCCTCTGTCATCGAATGAGTTGCAAAACACATGTCAGGACATAGGTGATGATGTAGCTTCTCAGGAAAGTAATTCTGATGTTGCACCAAAAACACCACCATCAAAGAGTGGAGCTATGGGTTCTTTGGCATCAGCAGCTCCTCCTGGTATTAGTTCTGGGTTAACGTTGGGGACTATTTCAGCTGCAACTATGCCTGTACGTCCATCAGTTGCTGGACCAACAGTTGCAGCTATACTTTCTGGGCCATCAAGCGTACGAAGTGTTACAGAGAACTCATCTGCTTCTGTTTCATCATCTCTTCTTAATTCATCCATCTCGGTGAAGGAGGATGATAATATGACCTTCCCGGTGCGTAGATCATCACCGGTCATCCCTGAAATTGGAATAGGGAAAGGTATAAGCCGAGGGATCTCTAATCAAACATCAATTAGTGCCTCCATGACTTTCAGTTCAGCCGGTGGAATCTCTGGAAATGTTCCTCTTGGTTCTGTTCCTGCAATGTCTGATTTGTCCAAGCGAAACATATTAAATGCTGATGAGAGAATTGGGAGCAGTGGGTTCGCGCAGCCCTTGACTTCTCCGCTAAATAACAGAATCCTATTGCAATCATTGCCAAAAACCAATGATGTAGCTGGTTCAAATGAATCTGATAATGTTGGTGAGGCTTCTGTTGCCGCAGGAAGAGTCTTTTCACCTTCGGTGGTTGCTGGGATTCAATGGAGACCTCAGAGTTCAGCCTCTTTTCAGAATGCAAATGAAACTGTATGTTGTTTGGATAACATTATACAAGTTACTTAACGATTGATTTGATCTTATATATTTTCATTAAATTAATGGTTTTCATGTTTCTCACCATACTACATCT
The DNA window shown above is from Musa acuminata AAA Group cultivar baxijiao chromosome BXJ2-4, Cavendish_Baxijiao_AAA, whole genome shotgun sequence and carries:
- the LOC103983084 gene encoding uncharacterized protein LOC103983084 isoform X2, translated to MGASRKLQGEIDRVLKKVQEGVDVFDSIWNKVHDTENANQKEKFEADLKKEIKKLQRYRDQIKTWLQSNEIKDKKALLDARKLIEREMERFKVCEKETKTKAFSKEGLGQQPKTDPKEKAKSETRDWLNNVVGDLESQIDNFEAEVEGLSVKKGKTRPPRLTHLEASIARHKAHIMKLELILRLLDNDELSPDQVNDVKDFLEDYVERNQEDFDEFGDVDELYSSLPLDKVEALEDLVSLGPSSLAKTPLSSNELQNTCQDIGDDVASQESNSDVAPKTPPSKSGAMGSLASAAPPGISSGLTLGTISAATMPVRPSVAGPTVAAILSGPSSVRSVTENSSASVSSSLLNSSISVKEDDNMTFPVRRSSPVIPEIGIGKGISRGISNQTSISASMTFSSAGGISGNVPLGSVPAMSDLSKRNILNADERIGSSGFAQPLTSPLNNRILLQSLPKTNDVAGSNESDNVGEASVAAGRVFSPSVVAGIQWRPQSSASFQNANETSQFGGRPEITPDQREKFLQRLQQVQQQGHSNLLGVPLLSGANHKQYTTQQQNSLFQQFSSQGTSVSPHVGLLGVQGAGLVSVSSASQQQPTPIQQSSQHPLVSTGTKDGDAGHASIEEQQQHNESEDLIVDPASSPSVSKMITDDDVKTSYADANSISVAEGNQLTRDTDLSPGQPLQSSQSSASLGVIGRRSGLDLGAIGDNISGLAGNSGGVHDQIYNLQMLEAAYYKLPQPRDSERAKNYVPRHPAVTPASFPQMQAPIVDNPAFWERLSLDPLGTDALFFAFYHQQNTYQQYLAARELKRQSWRFHKKFNTWFQRHEEPKVTNDNFERGNYIYFDFHIANDGSQHGWCQRIKTDFTFEYDFLEDELVV
- the LOC103983084 gene encoding uncharacterized protein LOC103983084 isoform X1, with amino-acid sequence MGASRKLQGEIDRVLKKVQEGVDVFDSIWNKVHDTENANQKEKFEADLKKEIKKLQRYRDQIKTWLQSNEIKDKKVNASYEQALLDARKLIEREMERFKVCEKETKTKAFSKEGLGQQPKTDPKEKAKSETRDWLNNVVGDLESQIDNFEAEVEGLSVKKGKTRPPRLTHLEASIARHKAHIMKLELILRLLDNDELSPDQVNDVKDFLEDYVERNQEDFDEFGDVDELYSSLPLDKVEALEDLVSLGPSSLAKTPLSSNELQNTCQDIGDDVASQESNSDVAPKTPPSKSGAMGSLASAAPPGISSGLTLGTISAATMPVRPSVAGPTVAAILSGPSSVRSVTENSSASVSSSLLNSSISVKEDDNMTFPVRRSSPVIPEIGIGKGISRGISNQTSISASMTFSSAGGISGNVPLGSVPAMSDLSKRNILNADERIGSSGFAQPLTSPLNNRILLQSLPKTNDVAGSNESDNVGEASVAAGRVFSPSVVAGIQWRPQSSASFQNANETSQFGGRPEITPDQREKFLQRLQQVQQQGHSNLLGVPLLSGANHKQYTTQQQNSLFQQFSSQGTSVSPHVGLLGVQGAGLVSVSSASQQQPTPIQQSSQHPLVSTGTKDGDAGHASIEEQQQHNESEDLIVDPASSPSVSKMITDDDVKTSYADANSISVAEGNQLTRDTDLSPGQPLQSSQSSASLGVIGRRSGLDLGAIGDNISGLAGNSGGVHDQIYNLQMLEAAYYKLPQPRDSERAKNYVPRHPAVTPASFPQMQAPIVDNPAFWERLSLDPLGTDALFFAFYHQQNTYQQYLAARELKRQSWRFHKKFNTWFQRHEEPKVTNDNFERGNYIYFDFHIANDGSQHGWCQRIKTDFTFEYDFLEDELVV
- the LOC103983084 gene encoding uncharacterized protein LOC103983084 isoform X3; amino-acid sequence: MGASRKLQGEIDRVLKKVQEGVDVFDSIWNKVHDTENANQKEKFEADLKKEIKKLQRYRDQIKTWLQSNEIKDKKVNASYEQALLDARKLIEREMERFKVCEKETKTKAFSKEGLGQQPKTDPKEKAKSETRDWLNNVVGDLESQIDNFEAEVEGLSVKKGKTRPPRLTHLEASIARHKAHIMKLELILRLLDNDELSPDQVNDVKDFLEDYVERNQEDFDEFGDVDELYSSLPLDKVEALEDLVSLGPSSLAKTPLSSNELQNTCQDIGDDVASQESNSDVAPKTPPSKSGAMGSLASAAPPGISSGLTLGTISAATMPVRPSVAGPTVAAILSGPSSVRSVTENSSASVSSSLLNSSISVKEDDNMTFPVRRSSPVIPEIGIGKGISRGISNQTSISASMTFSSAGGISGNVPLGSVPAMSDLSKRNILNADERIGSSGFAQPLTSPLNNRILLQSLPKTNDVAGSNESDNVGEASVAAGRVFSPSVVAGIQWRPQSSASFQNANETSQFGGRPEITPDQREKFLQRLQQVQQQGHSNLLGVPLLSGANHKQYTTQQQNSLFQQFSSQGTSVSPHVGLLGVQGAGLVSVSSASQQQPTPIQQSSQHPLVSTGTKDGDAGHASIEEQQQHNESEDLIVDPASSPSVSKMITDDDVKTSYADANSISVAEGNQLTRDTDLSPGQPLQSSQSSASLGVIGRRSGLDLGAIGDNISGLAGNSGGVHDQIYNLQMLEAAYYKLPQPRDSERAKNYVPAPIVDNPAFWERLSLDPLGTDALFFAFYHQQNTYQQYLAARELKRQSWRFHKKFNTWFQRHEEPKVTNDNFERGNYIYFDFHIANDGSQHGWCQRIKTDFTFEYDFLEDELVV